The Shewanella sp. MTB7 genome includes a window with the following:
- a CDS encoding SPOR domain-containing protein, with product MSSHFQNRIVGVIVIAALGVIFLPDILDGKKDHQAEQFAEIPLRPEIDLVELPASDFDTVDLSESEQAFEPEPDELDQLVHAIEEKENQDRKALSQQTSKQVDKSQTSQIEEVKPKINSGSAYTLQLGSFRSADNVNGLVKQLKKKGFTAYTLPHNPVDGQLTKVFVGPNVSKAKLQKLRQDIEKLTKLTGRIVVYAPTAS from the coding sequence GCATTGTCGGTGTCATTGTTATTGCTGCGTTAGGCGTGATTTTTTTACCGGATATTTTAGACGGAAAGAAAGATCATCAAGCTGAACAGTTTGCAGAGATCCCTTTGCGTCCTGAAATCGATCTGGTTGAATTACCCGCCTCCGATTTTGATACTGTGGATCTGAGTGAAAGTGAGCAAGCGTTTGAGCCAGAACCTGATGAATTGGATCAACTGGTTCATGCCATTGAAGAGAAAGAGAACCAAGATAGGAAGGCTTTATCTCAACAGACGAGCAAACAAGTTGATAAGAGTCAAACTTCTCAGATTGAAGAAGTGAAGCCTAAGATCAATTCTGGGTCTGCTTATACGTTACAACTGGGTAGCTTCAGGAGTGCTGACAATGTCAACGGTTTAGTGAAGCAGCTCAAAAAGAAAGGTTTCACTGCTTATACTTTACCTCATAATCCCGTAGATGGTCAGTTGACTAAAGTTTTTGTCGGACCGAATGTGTCAAAAGCTAAATTGCAAAAGTTACGGCAGGACATTGAAAAGTTAACTAAGTTAACGGGTCGCATTGTGGTTTATGCTCCAACGGCTTCGTAA